Part of the Zingiber officinale cultivar Zhangliang chromosome 6A, Zo_v1.1, whole genome shotgun sequence genome, GATTAAACAATTAGTAATCACGAATGACATgacatttataaattaattaagcatATGCATGTTCATGGTAATTATGCatggatcaaccaagtcaaggaCTTCATGCTAaatgtccgctccatgacccttCCAAATTTCCACCTGATGTCTgcgacccctaggattttcacctagaatcctcgactctaggatttcaccgaGAGTCCTCAACCCGCGAAGACTTCGCCCAATCTCCCGGACCAGAacttcgttgacctagggttaccaccccctaggacctactaGGGTTgtcatcccctaggacctagggttacctccccctaggttttccacctgcttagaatccactaggacttttgtctaagaatacttaggactttcctgtaaactcaattacacttgttagacaataagtaatcttaactttgaatcctttgcaatTATTAAAACACAAGTtcaatcgtctggtgctccctgcaccaacatattTGTTTGCTAACTCCATAAGAGTTAGCTTTGTGAGCTAGTTTCCAGTTTCCTCCTAGACCTTTGTTAAACAACCCCTTAGAAGTATCTGGCCAGTAGGGGTGGTCGGAGGGAGAAGCTATGGCTTGGGTGGACGGCATATCAAAGTGGTCAAAAAATTGATGGGGTCATCTCGATACAGTAGAGGCCGAAGGGGTCTTCACATTGGGAGATACGAAGAAGGCAGGGTATATCGACTCGTTCGGTAGAGAAATGACCTCCTGTGTTTGAGCAGGCTCTAACGTTGGGCTGGTAGAAGGAAGGACGGATAGGGTCCACTCGGAAGATTGCTCTTGTACCTCCTCCCGGACGGGCTCTTCCCCGGTGGGAGATAAGTGCATGGAGGGTGCCTCAATAGAGGATACTTCAATGGAGGGTGCTCGTCCTTCAAGGACTTGGGCTTAGATTGCGCCTTGTGTGTCTCTTTTGAGGGGCGAGCTCCACCTTCAAAGGAGAACCCTCAAACATTGGAAATAGATTAGAAGGAAATTTCCCAGAAGCATCAGACGCACTGGACTCAGTCATAGAACTACCGAACGCCCCACCGGAAGGGGCGATTGATTGCAAACCCCGCTCAGCCAATAGTTCTCGCTCCTTAACACGAAGCTCTTCCTCCTCCAGATCAATCTCCTCGTTGACCAAAGATGTAAAAATTGTGTTCACTGCATAAAACAAAGAATATCTTAGTTAGTGATAATGTGATTATCAAGTTATCGAAACTTACCAAAAGAGCAGGGAAGCTTCTTTCGGATAGGGCTCAAGCCAAACAAATGTAGAAGGCCTTCGCGTAACCATTTGTGGATTTTGAAGCGTCAACCACACAGTTTGGTGAAGTATGAAATAAAAGAGGGACCACACTTATAATTCCCCAGGTTAGGAAGGGGAGGAAGGGAAGATTGTCATTCAGTCGGCCAAGTGGCATACTTAGGCATTTCAAGGAAAAAGAAACGCGACTTTCAGTCCTTGTTTGAAGAGGGCATGTCTTCAAAGAAAACTGATTTTGGATAGGATTGAAAAAGGAAGATTCCCGGGTCTGATTTTTTAGGATAAGAATACAAAAAGAAGTTTACGCGTGTCGGGGGAATACTATATAGGAAAAATAACATGAACGTGCCACACAAGGTGCAGATTGTATTTGGGGCGAATTATTGCAAAGGGATGTTGAAGTATTGGCTCACCTCTTGATCTTGTCGGGAATATGAGAAGATGGAACTGTCGGTGTGACGTGTctagaatgttgaccgcatcttcATGACCCGGATGGTAAGCTGTCtactatgttgaccaagtcatcggaAGACCTCTGGTCAATGCTACCTGTAGCCAGCGACTGGGTTGCCCAGcccctggtaccccgatgcttgaAGCGGATCCTACAAATATATGAGCAATCGAATAATAGTGGAACAGTGAAATAAATACATGATGAGTACGGTGACATACCCTGGCtccgggggcgccctcggataaaTCGGTGAGCTAATCGCGGTGTTGATCGGGTCATCGCGACCCTGACGAGTAGATAGATGTGAGTCAACTGAGGAGTCGGATCTGAGGGCGGCGACATGGAACCCGGTGCAGTAGAAATCTAAAAAGACGGCGCGAAGGTCTGATATAATAGCGGCTTGCAGGCTAGCACACGACACACAGGTCGGATAATACCAATAACTCACAAACATAATAATGGTGTGAATAGCGAAACACATCGGCTCGATGGCTGGAACCCGATCTCAACTAGAAGTCCAGAGCAAATAAATAGTACAAAGGCTATAGCTACCCGGAAGGTGATGACATCCACTAGGGACGACAGCTATGGCCGCGGGAGGAGGCGGCGACGGCTGCCGGCGACGGTGGCACCCTCTGGAGGCGATGGCTGTGGCCGCGGAGGGAGGCGGCAACGGCTGTCGGCGGCGACTATGGCCGCGAAATGAGGCGATCTCACTGACCAAGGACGGCCGGCACCAGAGACGATGAGGAGGAGCTGTGTCGTTGGAGAGGTCAGCATGGAGAAGGGGAAGATGACGGCTTCCTCGCGCGTGCCCTGGTGTTGGTGGCAGAAGACCCAAGAACCAACCCCCAACCCTTGTGCTCGGTGGTAGCAGAAAACCAAAAGCACGAAGAAGCCTCTACCCTCCCCCTGCTCGCGGTGGCTGCAGCGAGAAGAGGAGAACGAGAGGAGAAGAATGGCCATCGATGCCAGCAAGGAGCAGACTGCGGTGGAGCCTTCTTCATGATGCCTCCTGGCGGTGGGCCAAAACCAACCAAGCTCCTCCTTGTGCTTGGCAGCAGAAGAAAGcacgaacccccccccccccttcaatGAATAGTGCTTCTCCTCACTTAAAGCCCTAACCCGTCAAATGACGAAACTGCCCCTCCTTCTATGTAATCTCTCTTATGCCCTACAAAATATCCGCATCACCTCTTATAAGAATAGGGGGATAGGAAAACGAATACTGACTACTAATTGGTCCATAAAGAAGGTGATATGGTTAGTAGGAGGGTAATGATGATGGCGTTGGAGGAGAAGATGACGATATGATAATTCTTAGGGATCTCATATCGAGAACAAATGTAAACTTTATCAGCAGCATCAAAATCTGAATGGGTTACAGTATACCAGGGGGCGAAAGATTCTTGAGCCATGAGAAAATGCAAAAAGAGCGAAGAACGAATGACTTATTGATCTCTTAAGACGggggaaagaagaaaattgtgaACGAGAGGTCGCTAGAAAGAATATCGGAGAAGACAAAAGGCAAAGTGCTAAGAATATGGGTTGTTTagcatttttataaaatataactTAATTATTATAGCCGTTGGATCAAAACGACATACTACTAGGGAACCATTGATTTGCAGGGCAAGATGTGCCATTGAGTTGTACGAAAAGATGTGCATCAAAGGCAATTTCAGAGAACGAGGTCAAAGAACAAGGAGTGGTGTCACGTGACATTCACTTATAAATAGACATTTATGATGAAAGTGACAGCCAAATCATTTTGTTGCCAAAGCGCCTCACCACACACCCTCGGTATTCTCCTCTGAATAACCCTCCTATGACAGACAGTTTATAAAAAAATGTGGCTAAGGGTGTAAGGCATAAAGGAGAATATGCATTCCGGACGAGCCTAAGGGAAGGGATGAGCAGACAAGAACTAAACTTGGGTCTAGTCAATCGGCTAcacttccttcgactagacttaaaggggaggctagtgatacaggTTATAACAAGCGAACCCAAGAGGTGACGTGGCAGTCAAACTCAAGATGACATGGTTGTGAAAGTCAAGGAAAGAGAAGATTCCTCACCTGGCTTAGTCGCTCACCCATCACTAAAGCTCTTAGCTCTAGCCCAACTAGGTAACAAGCCGGGCGAGAGGAGGCCGACCGACCCTTAAGCCGAGTGAACATAAGGAGCCTAGTGCTTCACTCTTGGACTGAAAAGATAACATGTCCGATTATTCAATAGTCGACCGGGTTTAAAAGCGACATACCTTATAGGCTATTCGAAAGGTTCGACCTATCTCATAGCAGACCGACCATATGAGCGGGCTGAATAAGGGCCAACTCTCTGATGTTTATAAATCTCTCTATACATGTCCGGCTAAATAAAAGGCCGATTGGACTTaagacacttagcctcacaaaTCCATCTATGTATGCTCGTCCAGGTAAAAGGTCGGCTGAGCTTGAGACACTTGGGTTCATATTGCTTCTCGAACGGACTTTCAAGACGCCTGATGCAtcatattattctccaaacgaaCTTCTATTATTCAACATATATCAGAGCAGCTTAATGCAAGAACAGGTATAAAGATGGCCCGCCTTATTGGCCGATTGGGATATACTCATAATCTCTGAATAGATTTCTAGCATGCAGTGCATAACTTAGCAAGAAATTGGCAtaatataaagacaagcataaaagCGGTCGGCCTTACAGTCCGACCAAGCTACACTCAGTAGACAGAATAACGACCGTATATCATAGaatattcttctaaaatcttcttcaGAGATTATTATGTCTCTTATTAGTTGACCACTTATGATAGCATGTTCGTTCAGCTATCTCGACAATGGCATAAGTTACAAACGACAAAAAAGGCATACATATGGAAAAATGGAAGATTCCTCGGACAATTATTACATATTACCTAAGTGATGCACTTTCCATTACTCAACAACTTCTGACATTCCGACattttatgccacctcatgattacataggttatgagaggtgacatataaagggggatcctctccgtGGGCAAGGTACGCCTTTCACAGCATATGAGCCTTATTCTACTATTCTTCATTCACTCATCGGGATAcatactaacttgagcgtcggaggacctttgCCAGGGACTCCCTCCTTGGTTTTTGGGTACCGACGTTCTGTTTTCCCGTTTAGGTGTGCGCAGGATCGAAAGGAAACTCCCCCTCAAAGTAAAAATGTCTTGTTTCAGTTAACAATCAAGCCACCGTCGCCAACACGTTATCTCTCCAGTTTCAAACAGGATCATCTGACCtatcaaataatttaaatagattatGTTGGACCCTTGGTAGCCGACTAGAGGGGGTATGAAGAGCCCTGCAATTAAGATGAATCTATCTTTCTCGTTCTTTCAATGTTTAGTTAAAACACTTCAATAAAGAAAGGAAATATGAGACTAACGAGATTACTTAGTTTGTAAccagggagattgttaatccaagaaaaatgaAGCTCATTTACTACTCTTTCTTCGACACAAGTCGGAGGCGGATAAGGCTCATATAAGACGTTGAGACATTAACAATTCAAAGAATAAATAGCATAATGAATATTTCGAGTATAGAAGAAATGTTATCAAAACTAAGTgaaccagggctctatttatagtgctCTGGTCAAGTTTATCCGTTGCTAACGTAACGGACTCCAAGCACCTGGATGGTGATCCGAGCGCCTCCAGTGTAGCAAACTCTATCTCCACGCAACGGCTTTGTAACTACGCtggaataaagttttatctacgtctgggtgcctagaccaatccgggcgcccggaccattgATGATGTGGACTCGAAAGTGATGTACGACAATGATTTTGTGACGAGACACTTGTTTGGCACCTTAGTGGTCTGGTTGCCCTAATGGTCTGGGCTCCCAAACCAGTCAACCAAGTGATAACTTGTCCAACGCCTTCTCCAATCGTTGGCTTCTTctccggtcgcttgggtgatgctccggcttTCCAAAGTTAAGCTCACTTGAACCTAACTCCGGACTTCTCCTCAAGCAATCTCCCGCTCCGACTTTTCATCTCTCAAAAACATCATGTGCATCCTTTTTGCTTCACTagcatactcttccgtagcttctcTCGTCCCTCAAATACACCGAATCCATCGACTCTCTTCTCGTGCCATCTTTCTCTTCCACGgagtctttcgcttgacttcttgtgttcctaagtccctgcacactctGATATAAGACATCAAATATGCAAAGTCTAACTtcacttggttgaccatatcaaaaccaaCACGGAGTATTTATAATCTTCCCTTTTTATGTGAATCAACTCAAGTTAAATTACGGTTAAAccaaaacaataaataaatattgCAATTAGTGCatttaatttgtaaattaaagcaatttattaaaaaaattatacctGTCTCTAGACTTAATCATATTTCTCCCTCTttcatcacattaaaaatagggggaataaaaaaaaatctgagaAAAATTCTAAGGGTTATTGAAATagtgaatatttttttaaaaaaattatgggaattattttttaaaaatatgaatttttacaatttaaaaactattgtttgaaagaataattttaaattttgaaaagttctaaaaatttgTGTAACTATTAAACACAATAATCTAGAATAgtgataaaatttttacaaataacCATAATTAATATAagttataataaattattttatacagAGAGaggtaatttttcaaaataaatgtttaaaaatagATTTGGAGCTCAAAAAAATTTGTAACTTTTTGTATGTAAAGTAGGAAGTATATCTATAGAAAAAATAGATTTTCGAAGATTGACctattgaaaatttttaatattaaaaattaatatttagaaaaaaatcatagaaaattcaCTTATggtcaaaaaaatttcaaattttttacacTGCTaagtaataaattctttttttatggaaaaattaaaatctagtTAATTTTGAACAGAAGGATTTATTTGGAAATTTATCCAATTTCAAGCATGTAAAGAAAATATTAAggtagattaaaattaaaacatgcataacatTTAtgctaagcatgatttaggaaccaaTATAAATTTTTACTTATTGGATtaatcataaatttttttaaaatatattttcttgttatttttttaatttgacctTTGTAATATTTAATACCaattaaatctttgaaaatttctgaatttGTGAACATGTGAACCTGCCAATTGTTATAGTTtttcaattttaacttataaaAGTTATAATATATCATGAAATAATAtgtatattataaaataaaataaaataatataatataataaaaattatattatatatttatataaaattaaaataattaatatattttgtttttcaatgGAACTAAACAATGAAATTTTGTTTGACTACATCTCATGACCCATCTATAACTCATCTaatctatttaattaaattagtcataAATAAGCTAATTCAGTTATAAATGGGTTGCGTGTGAGTTGAAGATTTTAAATTGCTTACTATAAATGGGTTAGGGTCAAGTTTTGATTAAATGAGTTTGGAGTCAATGAGATACAACTTATTTATAACTCATTTAGCTAAATTATCACCCCTAGTTGTGGTATTGATACTACAAAATTTTATCTCTTTCACTTTGCCTTCGTTAAGCATAGAATTAAGCTCCACAAGTTGTTTTATTCATGTGAATGATGCTATTCGTTATTGGGTGAGGAATAAGTTTTAATCTTGAAGTTAAAATATGGTAAGTCATTTAATAGTATTAATTGGTTAACCTTTGAATAGGTTCTCATAAAAGGTCTCTACCTTGATGGATTTCATGAGTGATTTACATATATAGATGATCCAGCTGTTTTGAGGTCTCTTAAAAGGTAATTAATTCTTCATCATAGTTCATTCTATTAATTAGCTATTTTGTTAATTGATGTTTCATAATATATACTAACACGTACGTGGACAAATAATGTCATATTTTACAATGTTATTTGGACGACACCTTTCTGTACCTTCTCCGCGTTTAACAAACTGAGAATTAATATGTAGAAATTTATCTCATAGGTTGTATTCTATGCATTGAATCCCACTCAATCAACATCATATACATCCTTACtatattttcttattaattatttaaggTTTTAGATTGGTATAATACATCTTTAATCATTTAAGGATTATTGGATTTACTTATAGCTCATGTTTTGGGTCTATAATGACTTAGAGCAAGACTATGTCTATAATCTCtttattcatatttgtatttataattatttaatattttgaatGATGTTTAATGAGAAAATAATTTAAATGGAAAATGAATAACagagaatcaaatttaaatatcatTAAAGGGCATTTTAAAATATTGTCAACAATtagttcatatatatataaatatcgtTATGGATTTATAAatcaacaaatatttttttttagtttttataaaagtaaaaaaaaaattgatgtgaaaactaagagaaaaaaattagaaattcactGTGTAATAAGTTATATCATAATTTGTTTACATGCTCTTCTCAATGTTAAAGAGTCATCCTTCTTCTATGTTGCTACCATTGTCATCTGGCTCTTTGTCATCCTTATCATCTAATCCATGTTATCATCATTATCATTGTTGCCATCATCCTCTCCATCCATCTCCTTCCTCTTCATCATTGACATGCATCTCCTCttgttcttcctcttcctcttcatcatTGACATccatctcctcttcttcttcctcttcctcttcctctttgtcttCATCATCGGAATTGTGTGCCTCTATCATCTATATATCAATGATAACATAGACAAAGCACACACAAAAGGAAAGACAATGATGCATATAAATAACTTTATGATTTATCAAAAAAAgtatttgtatattgaaaagaGAGGGCGTATGTTTTCCATACCAAGTCATTTGGCATATGCTGTTGTTCATTGAGCCCCTTCTTAAACAAACTACAACGGCGGAGCTTCACTTGTTTGAGGGTGGCTGGTAACCCCTTGAACTCAAGATTAGGGCATGCTTCTATATATAAAGAATTCAAGGAGGTGAGGTTTTTTAACCCTGCAACAACTCTCAATGTTGGACAGTCTGAAATCTCTAAAGTCTTCAGTGAAGGTATTCGTTTCTGTGACAGACGAACTGATTCCACTTTGCTATTTAATAATATCAAGTGTTGAAGAATTGGAAAGTAAGACTTGGACATCCACTCACTATGTTCCTGACTACTGATGCCAATTGTTAAATTTGTCAGTGAAAACCAACATCGAACATCAAGTGCACCACAACTAACTAATACCATTTCTTTCACCGAAGGCAACAAGGACCACTTTGGAAAGTTGATCAGCTTTGAAcatttaaaaatttcaataacATGGAGATTGGGGAAATCTCCACTCTGTATTCCATCCCACGCTTTCCAATTTTTCATTCTGCTAAATAGCAATAATTTAAGAGAGGGAAATGCGATTTTGTAGGAAGATGAAAATGGCTCTAGCATGGAGGAAATTCCAGATCCCACATGTTGAACGCCATCCATCTGCCAAATATTAAGCTCTACCTGAGAAGATGGAGATGGTATTAGCATAGAGCAAAATTCACGTCCCACATGTTGAACGCCATCCATCCCAGCTATCTCAAGCTCTTCTAGAGAAGGAAGTTGACCCAATGATGGAAGTTTACTGCAATTCTTACAATCTTTTAGAACCAACTTGGTCAACTTAGTGAAGGATAAAGCACCCACCCATCCAACAAATTTGACACCTGGATATTCGGTTATTTTAAGGGTCTTGAGATTGACATGCGGTTCCAGGTACTCGAGCTGCCACTCTGCCTTCTTTTCATCAGCATAGTCAAACCAATCGTACCAACATAACTTCAAAGAATCAAGATACTTTTTTGTCTTCAGAggaaattttgagtttgaaaaattattcacataacCTATAATATCAATGGAGATGCTTCCTCCAAGTTTCATCAAACTATTCAATTCTCCTATGTTGCAATGCTCTTCTTCATGACTGATGTTGAAGTGGCTGAGTGTCTGTAAGTTGGTCAAGTTTCCAATTCCAGATGGAAGAAAGTCAATTTGGTGAGAAAGCCAAAGATGACGTAGGTTTATCAAATTTCCAATATGCCTTGGGAGTTTAAAAACACTTCCAGCATGGAGAATTTGTAAGTTGTAAAGGTTGCATATGGACTCTGGAAGACTCCTGACATGAGTGTTTTCTATAGAAAGGTAACGGAGTAGTTTGAGGTTGCCCAATGAATCCGGTAGCTCTGCGACACTGGTATGGTTTAAACCAAGTGCGCGTATGTATTTCAATTTTTGGAAAAGATTGTCAAGGACTCCAAAAAATTTGTCTTGTCTTGGAAAAACTCTCCCCCAATAGCCGTTTCTAATAAGAAGTGTCCGCAGATGTTTTAGTTGTTGAAGATTAATATCTTTGATCATCTTAATATTTTCACTATCGAACGATAAGTGTCGAATCTCTTGTAATTTCCTTCTGTCGAAATTGTCATCAATCACACAGAGGCATTCATCCTGCGCTACATATTGTGCAAGATAGTGAACAAGATCATGCATCGAAAAATAAGACCCTTCTTCAGGATTTAACATTGACCTCTCAACCAATCTTTTTATGTAATCACTGCCAATGTCCTCAGCTCTCTTATCTCCATCAAGAGGAAAAATACCTTGTGGCATCCATAATTGGACTATTCCCTTTGAAGATAAACATGTGTCTTTGCGAAAAAAGGACAAGTATTGGAAGCATCTTTTAAGTTGTATCGGCATGCAATCATATGATATTTTAAGTGCAGGTAAAACTTCAATATTTCTGTCATCTAACTTCCATACCTCACTTTCTATGATGTCCGTCCATGAATCTTTATCTTCGTCATTTCTTAAAGCACCCCCGATCAACTTGGCAGCCAAGGGCAAGCCTTTGCACTTCTCTACTATCCTCCGACCGATGTCTTCAAGATCTGGACGTAAGCTTATATCCGCTCCTCCCAAAGTGACTTTCTTGAACAATGACCAGCACACATCAAAAGGTAAGACATTCAACTTCAGACTGTCTCTTGTTGTCTGCATAATACGAGCAACAGAATGATTCCGAGTAGTTACTATAACTTTACCTGCAATAGCCGATAGCAGCGGCTTTTTTAATTGTTCCCAAAGACAAAAGTTATCATTCCAAACATCATCTAATACCAGTAAGAACCTTTTCCCCTGCAGTTTCTCTTGTAGTGCACGTTGGAGCTCATCTAGTTCTTCATGGACTTTCACTTTTGTGAATGATTGTAGAATTTTCTCAGTCAAACTAACAACATGAAAATTTTCAGATACACAGACCCATCCTGTTAAATCGAAATAGCTTTTCACTCTCTGATCATTATAGACAAGCTGAGCCAGTGTTGTTTTACCCAGTCCCCCCATCCCAATTACAGCAATTACAGAAACTCCATTTCCTGTTGTATCATCTGACAGCAGCCATTTAACCAGCACAtctttttcctcttctcttcCAAGAACATCTGATTCAACCACTAAAGAGCCTGTTTCTCGATTCATTTCTGAGAGCATGGGGTTTCTCTTTCTTTTTCCGGCCTTCTTAGGCAACTTTAGGAGTTTCCACTCCTTGGTGATCTCATCAAACCTTTTCCTTATCTCTGCGGCTTTATTTGCTAGTTCATCCTGTTGGGTTCATAATAATGAATCTAAACATCGAAATTATATATCATAGTACCCAAAGATTCATATACAGGATCTTATTATCATCTAATTTACAGCAtatataattaaactgaaaacaacggaaaaattaaaaaagtaaTTGAGGTTTAATTCACAAAATTAATCGCTCTTCAGAATCGCATACCTCATATGTGCCACTGTTGTGCTCATGCAATTGTTTGGAACGAAGCACCTTGTACTCGTACTCTTCTACTACGTCTTCGGCGTCATAGGCAACATCTTTGAGCTCGCTTAGCCAAAGCTTCTCCGAGTGACTTTTTGCATGATTCTCCTCCTCTGAGTCATCAAGTTTGGCTTGGATTCTCCTCATCGTCTCTGTCAGCTTACTCATCTCCCGTTCAATATTGTTGTGTGgcaacgaagaagaagaagatgttaTTGACGGTGAAGCCAAGCTATGCAGCTTGGCTACCATCGTGGTGAACATGGAAGACAGGAAGCCTCCTCCTCCGGCCATTGTTCTTCCCAGGAAATTAATTTTAGGTAGGCAGACAAGGAAGGAGCGGACTTGTGGTGAATTAAGGGATGCATAGATCTACCGAGTCAATGCATCAAGTCTTACATTACAGAACACACTAATCTAAATAATTGTTTGGAGTGATCTATTTGTCGGTTCATATAAAGTGGAACGTGATTAGATTCCTTTATGCTTTGTTTACTTAGGAGGAAGGAAATAAAAACTACTTAaaaattttcatcatgaaaaactTGTAAACAGAGAAGAGAAGGATTATAttcctttcttttatttacttcgaaaaatatgaaaacttttgtttttttcttttgtttaccAAATGGATTGATAGATTTATAAATATAATCCTTCCatggataatttttttattattttttgcttCCACCTAAATCGGGCGGAAAGCAATTCCCTTCTGTCACAACATGCATATCTATTTCTGACCGTCTCTACTGACAATACAAGACGGTGATAGGTGACTACACTCGATGCCCTTTTTTTGCCGGCGGCCCTGTGAGGGAGATGCACATGGCTAAGGAGGAGATGACCCAGTGAGCATGAGCAACTTCAAAGGTTGCTCGAGAGGCCAGCGGCCCATAGAGGGCGAGCGACCTAAGAGGTCACTTCCGTGCTTGGTGGCCGCCGAGGGTGTtggtaattagccctaagagttaATTATGAGATGGTTAGGCCTTTTGGGTtattcattgagttagactcaaatgaacccactcattggattgagttccATCCGAATCAAACACATTGGATTactgggttagactcaatgggttagacttattggaatattagattaatggttaatccaatataataaatctaactcattaaGAGAAATATAAAGAGACAaaagacccttggtattcatgggatgaatataaatagcctttgggtttattttttcattagatgagaatGTGAAAAGAAAGGGTGACTCTTGATCTCccctctccttcctcctccttccttcttggcCGATTCTTGGAGTTTCattcttcttgctagcacaagaaaatggttcttctccgaaggcttcgttcatGCGAC contains:
- the LOC121996529 gene encoding putative disease resistance RPP13-like protein 1, encoding MAGGGGFLSSMFTTMVAKLHSLASPSITSSSSSLPHNNIEREMSKLTETMRRIQAKLDDSEEENHAKSHSEKLWLSELKDVAYDAEDVVEEYEYKVLRSKQLHEHNSGTYEDELANKAAEIRKRFDEITKEWKLLKLPKKAGKRKRNPMLSEMNRETGSLVVESDVLGREEEKDVLVKWLLSDDTTGNGVSVIAVIGMGGLGKTTLAQLVYNDQRVKSYFDLTGWVCVSENFHVVSLTEKILQSFTKVKVHEELDELQRALQEKLQGKRFLLVLDDVWNDNFCLWEQLKKPLLSAIAGKVIVTTRNHSVARIMQTTRDSLKLNVLPFDVCWSLFKKVTLGGADISLRPDLEDIGRRIVEKCKGLPLAAKLIGGALRNDEDKDSWTDIIESEVWKLDDRNIEVLPALKISYDCMPIQLKRCFQYLSFFRKDTCLSSKGIVQLWMPQGIFPLDGDKRAEDIGSDYIKRLVERSMLNPEEGSYFSMHDLVHYLAQYVAQDECLCVIDDNFDRRKLQEIRHLSFDSENIKMIKDINLQQLKHLRTLLIRNGYWGRVFPRQDKFFGVLDNLFQKLKYIRALGLNHTSVAELPDSLGNLKLLRYLSIENTHVRSLPESICNLYNLQILHAGSVFKLPRHIGNLINLRHLWLSHQIDFLPSGIGNLTNLQTLSHFNISHEEEHCNIGELNSLMKLGGSISIDIIGYVNNFSNSKFPLKTKKYLDSLKLCWYDWFDYADEKKAEWQLEYLEPHVNLKTLKITEYPGVKFVGWVGALSFTKLTKLVLKDCKNCSKLPSLGQLPSLEELEIAGMDGVQHVGREFCSMLIPSPSSQVELNIWQMDGVQHVGSGISSMLEPFSSSYKIAFPSLKLLLFSRMKNWKAWDGIQSGDFPNLHVIEIFKCSKLINFPKWSLLPSVKEMVLVSCGALDVRCWFSLTNLTIGISSQEHSEWMSKSYFPILQHLILLNSKVESVRLSQKRIPSLKTLEISDCPTLRVVAGLKNLTSLNSLYIEACPNLEFKGLPATLKQVKLRRCSLFKKGLNEQQHMPNDLMIEAHNSDDEDKEEEEEEEEEEMDVNDEEEEEEQEEMHVNDEEEGDGWRG